The Deltaproteobacteria bacterium DNA window CCGGGGGTGGCAGCTTCGCCCAGTTTGCCACTTGGCTCTTCGGCCCATCGGCACCGATGATTACCTTCGTCTCTGCCCGATAAGTAGCGTCATTCCTCTCGATTATCGCCAACTGATTATCGAGGCCGACCACCCGGCTATGGTGAATGAACTCTGCCCCTACCTCCTGGGCCATCTCTAACAGCTTGAGGTTAAAGAGGCGCCGATCGATGACCAGGGCCCTGGTATCTTTTGCCTCGATCCGCAAGGGGCGGCCGTTGGGGGCATGGATAGTCCCACCTCTGATCTCCTGCAGGACTACACCATCATCGAGTTCTGCCTCTTTGAGACATCGGGGACTGACAATACCTGTACAGCGATCCGGATAAGTAGGCGTTTCATCCCTTTCCACCAGGAGTACCCTTGCCCCATGGTAGGCAGCAGTCTTGGCTGCCACAGCCCCCACAGGGCCGCCGCCTACAACGATGCAGTCATATTTGCCAAGGTCTTTCATCATGCCACAAAGGTCTTTATTACAAGTACCTCGGGCAGTCTCCTTATACCTTTCGTCACGACAAGGAATCAGTCATCCTGATATCGGTCAATATTATATCTTTGCACAGATGTTTTCAAGCAATGTTCACCTTTTTCGATCCTGTTATAAGATGATCCCCCCGGCCACAGGGATTCCTTTTTGTTCCAACACAAACCTTCCCATCTCAGGTATCTCCTGGAAGGGATCTATCACCGCTTCTTTAGAAAGGGAGATCATAACTTTGGCCACCTCTGCCTCTCTTATCCGATGGGCATCCTCCTGGATCACCTCCATAGAGGCGGGGTCGAATTTCTTGTATATATTCTCTATCGTACAGGGGATTTCCTGAGTCACACATCTGAAGAGGAGGGGGTCCCCCACCTTGTAACCTCCCCTTTCCATCCAAAACATGTTGGCCTTGATGCGGTCCGTGATAATGGGACTCAGATCCCTTGATAAGATTTGTCCCCTTTCTACCTCTGGGTCTCCCCCCAGGCAGATTCCGATAGACTCGCCCAGACCGGCTTCATCCACCCCTTCGGCCAAGAACTTTTCGATGTTCTCAACCTTTACCTCCTTTTTGAGAGGCAAAAGATATAAGGTATCCCCCCTTTGTACGCTGCCTGCCTCCACCCTGCCGACGATCATCCTCTTTCCTTCAACTTGGTAGATGTCTTGAACGGGGAACCGGAAAGGTTTCTCCTCTATCTTTAGCTCAGAAAAGGTGTCCAGGGCCTCCAACATTGTTGATCCCTTATACCAGGGGAGATGCCCTGAGGCCTTGGCCACGTTGTCCCCCTTGATGGCCGAGATGGGGATGGTGTAAGGCGGGCTGATATAGAGGCTGTTTAAAAAGGCAGCTATCTCTTCCTTTACCTCCTGAAACCTCTCTTCTGAATAATTAACCAGATCCATTTTGTTGATCACTATAATTACCTGTCTCAACCCCAGCATCCCCAAGATATAGCCGTGTCGCTTGGTCTGTTCCCTGACCCCTTCCTGGGCGTCTACGATCAGCAGAGCGGCCTCTGCCTGACTGGTGCCCGTGATCATATTCTTCAAGAATTCCTTGTGCCCGGGGGCATCGATGATCACATATCTCCTTTTGGGGGTCTTAAAAAAGGTCTGGGTTGTGTCAATAGTGATACCCCTTTTTCTTTCCTCCTCCAGTGAATCCATGACAAAGGCAAACTCCGTCTCCCTTCCCAGGGTCGCAGAGGTCTTCTCTATCTCCTTTAACCTATCTTCTGGCAAGCTTTCCGTATCGTAAAGGAGCCTCCCGATCAGGGTGCTCTTGCCATGATCTACATGGCCAACAATCACCAATCTTAGTGCTTTTTTGTCCATACCCAAATCTTCTTCATATGATCAATTTAACCAGTGTTAATATCCCGAGCACTGTAGCTGCCAATCCGATTATTAATGTAAACTCCTTGACTGGCATCTTCTTTACAGTATAGACGGACAGTGGGACAGAGATCAATGAACCTATGACCAGATATGGGGCTAAAACCCAGTCAACATGCGTACCAATGACAAAATAGGTCAAGACACCAACAAAACAGGTGGCCCCTTCTGCCAATGCGGTTATGCCTATTGAGCTTTTAGTATCGACTCCTGACAATATCTGACCAGATACAATAAGGGGGCCATAGCCTCCTCCAGACATACCTTTATTAAATGAAGCAAGAATACCGATTCCCATAATCCTCTTCCATGAGAAATTAATTTTAGTCTTATGTTTCATCATTACGATGATTCCCATTGTCAATACAAGAATCCCTATGTACAGTTTGAGGTAAAAGACCGGTAGATTTAATGCCACAAAGACAGCAGCAATTACCCCGGTAACGCTGCACATTACCAGCACCAATGCGACCTTGGAGTCTTTTGATCTCGGCATGTAGCCCAGGTTTCCAAGCGCTTTGGCAATTCTGTGTTCATCATCCCTTCTAAAGTCGAAGAAGACATTCCCTGCTCCTTGATGCAGAAATGCTGCCAGTATGCCTGAAATAAATTCTGAAAGCAAAATAGCAGGTACGATCTGCAACGGTGAGAAACCCATTAATAAGAGTATGGGGGTCAGCGTGGTGCCATATCCCATGCCAATGCTAGAATCTATATATTCTGCACAAAACGATATAAATAAAACCCCGATGAAAAGCAATTCAACGGCCATTTTCGCCCAGTCACCTTACATATACCCCAAGGCCCTTAACTTCTGCATGGTGTAGACATCCTCTTTATCCTGGGCGCGCCCTGCCCTCTCGGAGGTCTTCGTTGCCCTGATCTCTTCCACTATCTCATCTATGGTCTGGGCATGGGAATCAATGGGGCTACAGCAGGGCACGCACCCGATGCTCCTGAACCTCTTGCCCTCCTTGCTGAAATAGAGTTCTATAATGGGGATCT harbors:
- a CDS encoding GTP-binding protein, translated to MDKKALRLVIVGHVDHGKSTLIGRLLYDTESLPEDRLKEIEKTSATLGRETEFAFVMDSLEEERKRGITIDTTQTFFKTPKRRYVIIDAPGHKEFLKNMITGTSQAEAALLIVDAQEGVREQTKRHGYILGMLGLRQVIIVINKMDLVNYSEERFQEVKEEIAAFLNSLYISPPYTIPISAIKGDNVAKASGHLPWYKGSTMLEALDTFSELKIEEKPFRFPVQDIYQVEGKRMIVGRVEAGSVQRGDTLYLLPLKKEVKVENIEKFLAEGVDEAGLGESIGICLGGDPEVERGQILSRDLSPIITDRIKANMFWMERGGYKVGDPLLFRCVTQEIPCTIENIYKKFDPASMEVIQEDAHRIREAEVAKVMISLSKEAVIDPFQEIPEMGRFVLEQKGIPVAGGIIL
- a CDS encoding phosphoadenosine phosphosulfate reductase family protein yields the protein SPRDAHFKWDYENQPAELWDQYKSTVYEEEHFRIHPLLHFTELDIWSYIKREEIPIIELYFSKEGKRFRSIGCVPCCSPIDSHAQTIDEIVEEIRATKTSERAGRAQDKEDVYTMQKLRALGYM
- a CDS encoding sulfite exporter TauE/SafE family protein, with the protein product MAVELLFIGVLFISFCAEYIDSSIGMGYGTTLTPILLLMGFSPLQIVPAILLSEFISGILAAFLHQGAGNVFFDFRRDDEHRIAKALGNLGYMPRSKDSKVALVLVMCSVTGVIAAVFVALNLPVFYLKLYIGILVLTMGIIVMMKHKTKINFSWKRIMGIGILASFNKGMSGGGYGPLIVSGQILSGVDTKSSIGITALAEGATCFVGVLTYFVIGTHVDWVLAPYLVIGSLISVPLSVYTVKKMPVKEFTLIIGLAATVLGILTLVKLII